A genome region from Marasmius oreades isolate 03SP1 chromosome 5, whole genome shotgun sequence includes the following:
- a CDS encoding uncharacterized protein (antiSMASH:Cluster_5.7) — MKRSILLEGQLSKMTDHSDTSPNCYDEKDLPVFTPMSWSLKEIRAAIPPHLFARDTTLGLQYLLRDIVLATLLWHLATNIDLIPKNPAIVQTITPLGVELLRWSAWATYWWFQGLVFTGIWVIGHECGHGAFSDHRFVNDTIGFVLHTALWTPYFSWKISHHRHHRNHASMERDEVYVPKTRNELGVPTGERSIEYDEIFGDTPIYTLFMLVRQQLLAFPAYLLYNVSGQKNYPKWTNHFDPSSILFTREQRDAVIMSNIGIAAMAYIVSSASSAYGFWEVVKFYGIPWLALSHWFVMITYLHHTDPALPHYRGREWNYQRGAAATVDRNFLGWQGRFFLHDVAHYHVIHHFFPKMPFYHGEEATIHLKAFIGKHYAYSDKPVFRALWDSYNECQFVEDEGSILFYRNKKGKAVLRPVESSAE; from the exons ATGAAGCGCTCA ATACTACTGGAAGGTCAACTTAGCAAGATGACTGATCATTCAGATACGTCTCCCAACTGCTACGATGAGAAGGACTTACCGGTATTCACACCCATGTCCTG GTCTCTCAAAGAAATCCGGGCCGCCATACCACCACATCTCTTTGCGAGAGATACCACTCTCGGACTACAGTACCTCTTGCGAGACATAGTCCTCGCAACTCTCCTTTGGCATCTCGCCACGAATATCGACCTTATCCCAAAGAATCCCGCTATCGTCCAAACTATCACCCCTCTAGGGGTAGAACTCCTTCGATGGTCTGCCTGGGCAACATA CTGGTGGTTTCAAGGGCTTGTCTTCACCGGTATTTGGGTCATCGGTCACGAA TGTGGCCACGGTGCTTTCTCAGACCACAGATTTGTCAACGACACAATCGGATTT GTCCTTCACACTGCATTATGGACCCCGTATTTTAGCTGGAAAATATCTCATCATCGTCACCACCGTAACCACGCTTCAATGGAACGAGATGAGGTCTATGTTCCAAAAACCAGAAATGAACTCGGGGTCCCCACTGGCGAAAGATCCATCGAGTATGATGAGATTTTTGGGGACACACCAATCTACACGCTTTTCATGCTCGTTCGACAGCAACTACTCGCTTTCCCTGCCTACCTAC TCTACAACGTATCGGGTCAGAAAAACTACCCAAAATGGACAAATCACTTTGACC CAAGCTCTATCCTATTCACCAGGGAACAGCGAGACGCCGTGATAATGTCCAACATTGGTATCGCCGCTATGGCCTATATTGTCTCTTCCGCCAGCTCTGCATACGGCTTTTGGGAAGTTGTCAAATTTTACGGTATACCGTGGCTTGCATTGTCCCATTGGT TCGTCATGATCACCTATTTACACCACACCGACCCTGCCTTGCCCCACTACCGTGGAAGAGAATGGAATTACCAGCGTGGAGCCGCAGCTACCGTCGACAGAAACTTTTTGGGATGGCAGGgtcggttctttttgcacgaTGTCGCTCATTACCATGTTATTCACCAC TTCTTCCCCAAGATGCCATTCT ATCACGGAGAAGAAGCCACTATTCATCTGAAGGCATTCATCGGCAAACACTATGCTTATTCCGATAAACCGGTATTCAGAGCCCTCTGGGATAGCTACAACGAATGTCAATTCGTCGAAGACGAAG GTTCTATCCTATTCTACAGAAacaagaaagggaaagcagTTCTTCGACCGGTCGAATCCTCTGCGGAATAG
- a CDS encoding uncharacterized protein (antiSMASH:Cluster_5.7) — protein sequence MLSKIFADSPEYNARKSTPLSPTKVTIAELRAAVPKHLFEKNTIKGLAYVLRDVICATALYKLAWLIKPTANSLVTGSRDVPQIVGTCFEWCAWASYWFCQSVALAGCWSLAHEAGHDNISSHKWVNDLVGFSLHTFLLAPYFAWRASHRAHHKATASVERDENFVPRTRKDYGLPPEVLATTRDYHEIFEETPIYTLARMLFMQLLGWQVYLVTNILGSPRHPPGTNHFFPSSTLFKPRDRRGIIISNIGISFMASLLYLWSKHVGASMFIKLYFIPYLLANHWIVMLTYLHHSDPTVPMYRSTQWSFVRGATATVDRPLLGWAGRFFLHNVSHDHISHHLFSSIPFYNQPLATAAIKGILKEDYNYDSTNSFRALYRTFTQCCFIEEEGDIVFYKNREGKTARELAKDALTYPPRAT from the exons atgttgtcgaagatattcGCAGACAGCCCGGAATATAACGCAAGGAAATCTACGCCGCTTTCACCGACAAAG GTAACCATAGCCGAACTTCGAGCTGCCGTGCCCAAACACCTTTTCGAGAAAAACACCATCAAGGGGCTAGCGTATGTTCTTCGAGATGTTATATGTGCAACCGCTCTCTACAAGCTAGCTTGGCTCATTAAACCTACCGCAAATAGTCTCGTGACAGGCTCACGGGATGTGCCCCAAATCGTCGGTACTTGCTTCGAGTGGTGTGCATGGGCGTCTTACTGGTTCTGTCAAAGCGTTGCTCTCGCGGGCTGCTGGAGTTTGGCACACGAGGCTGGGCATGATAATATATCATCTCATAAGTGGGTCAATGATCTCGTCGGGTTCAGTCTTCATACT TTTCTTCTGGCCCCATATTTCGCATGGAGGGCTTCCCATCGTGCTCACCACAAGGCCACTGCATCCGTTGAACGGGATGAGAATTTTGTACCGCGAACTCGTAAAGACTATGGTCTTCCGCCTGAGGTACTTGCCACTACTCGAGATTACCACGAGATATTCGAGGAGACGCCAATATATACCCTCGCACGGATGTTATTCATGCAACTATTAGGTTGGCAAGTCTACTTGGTGACCAACATCTTGGGCTCTCCTCGACACCCTCCTGGAACAAAC CATTTCTTTCCCTCATCGACACTCTTCAAGCCAAGAGATAGGCGAGGGATtattatttccaatattGGGATATCCTTCATGGCCTCTCTTCTGTACCTCTGGTCGAAACATGTCGGTGCCTCCATGTTTATCAAATTATATTTTATTCCATACTTA CTCGCCAACCACTGGATTGTAATGCTGACTTATCTCCATCACTCTGATCCCACCGTGCCCATGTATCGTAGTACCCAGTGGTCGTTTGTTCGAGGCGCGACTGCTACCGTGGACAGGCCACTTCTCGGATGGGCTGGTCGATTCTTCCTCCACAACGTGAGCCATGACCAT ATTTCTCACCACTTATTTTCTTCGATCCCATTCT ACAATCAACCCCTTGCGACAGCTGCGATCAAGGGGATTTTGAAGGAGGATTATAATTATGATTCTACG AACTCGTTCCGCGCCCTCTATCGAACGTTTACTCAATGCTGCTTcatagaagaagaaggcgaTATCGTGTTTTATAAGAACCGGGAAGGCAAGACCGCGCGGGAACTAGCTAAAGATGCTCTGACCTATCCGCCGAGAGCAACTTAG
- a CDS encoding uncharacterized protein (BUSCO:EOG092604I8), which yields MSNARPEAQQSQYGRRRSNTTQSMFRSTPNVPLVYGDNTVLNSWVHDVKDSPNVILNHAYWPGVREGDILSISAGEGRAFLFIVPKDEGCPKPQLQISVPKTIAETFGVRNNSEVTVSKVDQTEHRAEYVELSFQDQYLGRNDMWRLDKHLVNQCVYVGQEISFINAIMTKIHGIYVRGKQVLAALITPLTKFIYRSLSAKATIFIQVCRELWEFAGDGERFYEKIVHSFLPALFAKWKEAGTNHTVVIVLISRVFYDQSEVDYAAGPLRRDEMGRWYKDFYKVITDLEVIYEWKPTLVSLKNSFWDFQRDILLTHHFHRAAMESTQGAAADHVRLVGQLSYAHDGPILEALNLNLYPSETHYIDRSLGLTGVSTILITPGTGFFRVSKQLLRLTTTRLLDQGFILQVISLARAPLHQTPIFSFESNIPDGKLNKDGPYGSRVMDPLWGCDESRKNSKPTTIWWEPFWVEMSFWDEQMDLPFRQDRFTPRAKMYEIQMLGLLDQDVLPSIEVPFLPTSLSGFDPAAPYQTPPLESDVLPSKAEADQFDLDTLSLQPMQPEKFVPRPPSRNSVVSSSSLSSSLRTATAEKRTHRNSIITQKIERIEESPPIVIKDLPDDEGSGLPSVSVKGLSSSPSNSQGSIRSARSNRSGTSQVAAVATNTKGRSPSRTTLASKLTTSWLFKPFMSAPSEPQTSAVSASVSISSLSPSPSIISPKSRTTTLQGSPRSTQPLTIKNSTVAPSVLTKTFEEESFLTPVVHVNTGSRTAQLRRSSPVNTPPRGGDFDSLKRRSGNFPVGFAFSPSSASPTYIRANPTRPQPLLTNTTRHERSGGLPSRWEHMYPVLPSLHEIKWDALVTPPCLPLTVEYFPKPKELEREYDVFSYEFVVDPTEMKKSFSLNPPVEVKGMSPDAIKKAWALVVMKQMSAVRLAQGFQFVIRPANPVNGEAEDKGRSPFHRTSSFMTAEDDVTLTPLSKGAAEVLTSTGIPVYLSMSNEIHRISYTGETIQVRRYVRRMPPTQPFEYQCLIWPKLGVGYTQQKITFNSHGLENYGWNRLDMLVAGYEHQFNESLRYWRTRFIVIPTTEAPTVTVGPSGERLNDEEARLVGIEKLAEQFTKLRWQPPQERSNPSQAVRFLPTTLTPVDSLLDENLMEQLDLIHAAGPLRKKMKSEREIGNMTLMAIAKAMREEDGVPIKTHQWHRTQFSDSFTGYDFVSWLVREFRDVSSRTQAVEWGTKLQQQGLFEHARGYHGFLDGHYFYRLKGEYGVVSTPRRWFRTRPSEDVVTRSGFYPGNAMRVLSASPRKMKKRIILSQTMVIDIDPNKRSDQAETVLLHHDIIHNPGTVFHFELQWIGTTARFIEDQLRQWNKAIEKYGLKLVEAYVGQISDVRDGNPFQSCFPVRLAIQPPIVPDLHRRVPEGTQTARYFEYALLRRFGFIVDVEAADLYPENVDVVYSYRRVPFKYSQFVHRTGVAFVQVLGGINGFLVLTNRLIGPGRMGTTLLNKNYRPATEAESIRIELHRFCSNQQALVEFYDATLAELGSSPEEPPPLSI from the exons ATGAGCAACGCCAGACCAGAAGCTCAACAATCGCAGTATGGCCGTCGACGGTCGAACACGACCCAGTCAATGTTTCGGTCAACGCCAAACGTACCACTCGTGTATGGGGATAATACTGTCTTGAACTCTTGGGTACATGACGTTAAGGATTCGCCCAATGTGATTCTGAACCATGCGTACTGGCCTGGTGTTAGGGAAGGAGATATACTCAGTATTTCTGCCGGAGAAGGTCGCGCATTCTTATTCATTGTTCCGAAGGATGAAGGATGTCCAAAACCTCAACTACAG ATATCAGTTCCAAAAACTATTGCTGAAACGTTTGGGGTCAGGAACAACAGCGAAGTCACAGTCTCCAAG GTCGACCAAACCGAACATCGCGCTGAATATGTCGAGCTCTCGTTTCAGGACCAGTATCTCGGGCGTAACGACATGTGGCGATTAGACAAGCATCTCGTGAATCAATGTGTCTACGTTGGTCAGGAGATCTCTTTCATCAACGCCATCATGACCAAGATCCATGGAATCTATGTCAGAGGAAAGCAG GTGCTTGCTGCACTGATAACTCCTCTCACAAAGTTCATCTACCGCTCCCTCTCGGCGAAGGCGACAATCTTTATCCAGGTGTGCCGCGAACTTTGGGAATTTGCCGGCGATGGGGAACGATTCTACGAGAAAATTGTACATTCGTTCCTTCCGGCTCTATTTGCCAAATGGAAAGAAGCCGGAACGAACCACACTGTGGTCATCGTTCTCATTTCACGAGTGTTTTACGATCAATCCGAGGTTGATTATGCCGCTGGCCCGCTGAGGCGCGACGAGATGGGGAGATGGTACAAGGATTTCTATAAGGTTATTACCGACCTTGAAGTCATTTATGAGTGGAAACCGACACTCGTCAGCCTGAAAAACTCATTTTGGGACTTTCAGAGGGACATTCTTCTCACACATCACTTCCATCGAGCTGCCATGGAGTCAACTCAGGGCGCTGCGGCAGACCATGTTCGTCTTGTCGGACAGTTGTCGTATGCCCACGATGGACCTATCCTTGAAGCTCTCAACCTCAATCTCTATCCATCCGAGACGCATTATATCGATCGTTCCCTTGGTTTGACTGGAGTCTCCACGATTTTGATAACTCCTGGAACGGGGTTTTTCCGTGTATCGAAACAGCTCCTTCGGCTGACGACAACACGACTTTTGGACCAAGGATTTATACTTCAAGTAATATCATTGGCGCGAGCTCCACTGCACCAAACACCGATTTTCAGCTTCGAGAGCAACATCCCCGATGGCAAGCTCAATAAAGATGGACCCTATGGTTCTAGGGTTATGGATCCGTTATGGGGCTGCGATGAGAGCAGGAAGAACTCGAAACCAACGACAATTTGGTGGGAGCCGTTTTGGGTGGAGATGTCATTCTGGGACGAGCAAATG GACTTGCCTTTTCGTCAAGACAG ATTCACACCTCGTGCAAAGATGTATGAGATTCAAATGCTTGGCTTGCTCGATCAAGATGTTCTGCCCAGTATTGAGGTCCCTTTCTTGCCAACGTCTCTGTCGGGGTTTGATCCTGCGGCTCCCTACCAGACCCCACCCCTCGAATCTGATGTGCTCCCTTCCAAGGCAGAAGCAGACCAGTTCGACTTGGATACACTTTCTTTGCAGCCCATGCAACCCGAGAAATTTGTGCCCCGGCCCCCAAGTCGTAACTCCGTCGTGTCTTCCAGTTCCTTATCATCATCTCTCCGAACCGCTACTGCAGAAAAACGAACGCATCGTAATTCCATTATTACCCAAAAGATCGAACGAATCGAAGAGAGTCCGCCAATTGTCATCAAGGATCTGCCCGATGATGAAGGCAGTGGACTTCCTTCCGTATCCGTCAAAGGCTTGAGCTCCTCGCCTTCGAATTCACAAGGTTCGATTCGTTCCGCGAGGTCGAATCGGTCTGGAACTTCTCAGGTGGCAGCGGTCGCTACGAATACTAAGGGGCGATCCCCATCTCGAACCACGTTGGCTTCGAAGCTTACGACGAGCTGGCTGTTCAAGCCGTTCATGAGTGCTCCAAGCGAGCCGCAGACATCCGCCGTCTCCGCGTCTGTTTCGATCAGCAGCTTatccccttctccttccatcaTCTCCCCAAAGTCTCGGACCACGACTCTTCAGGGCAGCCCCAGATCAACGCAGCCCTTGACCATCAAGAATTCGACGGTGGCTCCTTCGGTGTTGACCAAGACCTTTGAGGAAGAGTCATTTTTAACCCCAGTTGTGCATGTTAATACCGGATCGCGAACCGCTCAGTTACGCCGCTCCTCACCTGTCAATACCCCGCCACGAGGGGGGGACTTTGACTCGTTGAAACGCAGAAGTGGCAATTTCCCTGTCGGTTTTGCGTTTTCACCTTCCTCAGCGTCTCCTACATACATCCGAGCGAACCCTACCCGCCCGCAACCACTTCTTACCAATACCACGAGACACGAACGCTCAGGAGGACTTCCCTCACGCTGGGAACATATGTACCCAGTATTACCGTCTTTACACGAGATCAAATGGGATGCGCTTGTAACGCCGCCATGCTTGCCACTTACAGTCGAATATTTCCCCAAACCGAAGGAACTGGAAAGGGAATATGACGTGTTTTCGTATGAGTTCGTCGTTGACCCGACCGAAATGAAGAAATCCTTCTCTCTCAATCCACCCGTGGAGGTCAAAGGGATGAGTCCAGATGCCATCAAGAAGGCATGGGCACTGGTGGTGATGAAGCAGATGTCTGCTGTTCGGTTGGCTCAGGGCTTTCAGTTCGTCATTCGGCCTGCCAACCCCGTCAATGGAGAGGCTGAGGATAAAGGCCGATCTCCATTCCATCGAACGTCGTCTTTCATGACGGCAGAGGACGATGTTACGCTCACGCCCCTCTCTAAAGGCGCAGCCGAGGTTTTGACCTCTACTGGTATACCAGTATATCTGAGCATGAGTAATGAAATTCATCGGATTTCGTACACTGGAGAGACGATACAGGTGAGGAGGTATGTGAGGAGAATGCCTCCTACCCAGCCATTCGAGTATCAGTGTTTGATTTGGCCGAAGTTGGGGGTTGGGTATACGCAACAGAAGATTACGTTCAATTCGCATGGTTTAGAAAACTATGGGTGGAATAG ATTGGATATGTTAGTTGCTGGTTATGAACATCAGTTCAATGAATCATTGCGGTACTGGAGAACACGATTTATTGTGATTCCAACGACAGAAGCCCCTACTGTGACCGTTGGCCCTTCTGGAGAACGCTTAAACGACGAGGAAGCTCGACTGGTCGGTATCGAAAAGCTAGCGGAACAGTTCACCAAACTTCGTTGGCAGCCCCCACAAGAACGATCCAACCCATCCCAAGCCGTTCGGTTCCTTCCAACTACACTCACACCAGTGGATTCTTTATTAGATGAAAATCTGATGGAACAGTTGGATCTTATCCATGCAGCTGGTCcgttgaggaagaagatgaagagcgAGAGAGAGATAGGAAATATGACGCTGATGGCTATCGCGAAAGCCATGCGGGAAGAAGATGGTGTTCCGATTAAGACGCACCAATGGCATCGTACTCAGTTCTCTGATTCGTTCACTGGGTATGATTTCGTGTCGTGGTTGGTAAGAGAATTTCGGGACGTTTCTTCCAGAACACAGGCAGTGGAGTGGGGGACTAAACTGCAGCAGCAAGGGTTGTTTGAGCATGCGCGAGGATACCATGGGTTTCTAGATGG GCATTACTTCTATCGCCTTAAAGGCGAGTATGGAGTGGTGTCAACGCCAAGAAGATGGTTCAGAACCCGACCAAGCGAAGATGTGGTGACACGTTCAGGGTTCTATCCTGGAAATGCGATGCGAGTGCTTAGTGCTAGCCCGCGAAAGATGAAAAAGCGAATCATTCTGAGCCAAACCATGGTCATTGATATCGATCCAAACAAACGGAGTGACCAAGCCGAGactgttcttctccatcaCGATATCATTCACAATCCGGGTACTGTCTTCCATTTCGAGCTTCAGTGGATTGGGACGACGGCTCGATTTATCGAGGATCAGCTACGTCAGTGGAATAAAGCGATCGAAAAGTATGGATTGAAGCTTGTGGAGGCTTATGTTGGACAGATCAGTGATGTGAGAGATGGAAATCCGTTCCAGTCGTGTTTCCCTGTACGACTAGCGATTCAACCTCCTATCGTTCCTGATCTTCATCGACGCGTTCCGGAGGGTACACAGACTGCACGGTACTTTGAATACGCTCTGCTGCGTCGGTTTGGGTTCATTGTTGACGTCGAAGCAGCGGATTTGTATCCGGAGAACGTCGACGTCGTGTACTCGTACAGACGGGTACCCTTTAAATACTCTCAATTCGTTCATCGGACTGGGGTTGCTTTCGTGCAGGTCTTGGGGGGGATAAATGGTTTTTTGGTTTTGACGAATCGGTTGATTGGGCCTGGACGGATGGGGACAACGTTGTTGAATAAGAATTACCGACCTGCTACTGAGGCGGAGAGTATCCGGATTGAGTTGCATAGGTTTTGTTCAAATCAGCAGGCGTTGGTGGAGTTTTATGATGCCACGCTTGCGGAGTTGGGGAGTTCGCCTGAGGAGCCTCCTCCGCTTAGCATTTAG
- a CDS encoding uncharacterized protein (antiSMASH:Cluster_5.7) → MVDLPPDLVLETIRDGLFVRFAQVAAGAIFAYDILLNLDDELRYVWAALDPRKRPLKRATVFNVIYLVQRYLPFWDRFILAAYDIQGPSDTESCVVTYKMSAWIMLIGITLSECILAMRIWAVWLNKPSVLVVVFLLALPCWAPAVLFYVRFVGGFQCLELHMPEVAQLRGCFCTMGNKDLYMSWVMLMAFNTAGFILMAIPGLKAYRRGGRFNLVKVIYQDGLMYYAAIFVLSLINVVIIFQLPSSFVIMFSPLERVLHSIITSHVVLHIRRVASRNYIRNGDALNGATTEELITEDTMTEIRFASNALRSNCDTA, encoded by the exons ATGGTTGACCTTCCCCCAGATTTGGTGTTGGAGACAATTCGAGATGGATTGTTTGTTCGT TTTGCCCAAG TTGCTGCAGGAGCAATCTTCGCCTACGACATTCTTCTCAATTTAGATGACGAACTCAGATACGTCTGGGCAGCCCTCGATCCTCGAAAACGGCCGTTAAAAAGAGCGACCGTGTTCAACGTGATATACCTCGTACAAAGGTATCTACCGTTTTGGGATCGGTTTATTCTGGCTGCGTATG ACATTCAGGGCCCATCCGACACAGAATCATGTGTGGTCACATATAAGATGAGTGCAT GGATTATGCTTATAGGAATCACCCTTTCGGAAT GCATTCTTGCAATGCGGATTTGGGCCGTTTGGCTGAATAAACCTTCTGTTCTGGTTGTGGTGTTCTTGCTGGCGCTGCCATGCTGGGCTCCTGCGGTGCTCTTCTATGTGAGATTTGTAGGAGGGTTTCAGT GCCTCGAACTCCATATGCCCGAGGTGGCACAACTTCGTGGTTGTTTTTGCACAATGGGGAACAAGGATCTATACATGAGTTGGGTCATGCTAATGGCCTTTAATACCG CCGGTTTCATCCTGATGGCTATACCTGGGCTCAAAGCCT ATAGGAGAGGTGGTAGATTCAACCTAGTGAAGGTTATTTATCAAGATG GCCTCATGTACTACGCTGCAATCTTCG TGCTGTCGTTGATCAACGTTGTGATCATTTTCCAGCTGCCG TCCAGTTTTGTAATCATGTTCTCACC CCTTGAACGCGTCCTCCACTCCATTATCACCAGCCACGTAGTTCTTCACATacgaagagtggcttctcgGAATTATATCCGGAACGGGGACGCGTTGAACGGAGCAACAACGGAAGAGCTTATTACTGAGGACACCATGACCGAGATCCGTTTCGCTTCGAACGCCTTGCGATCCAACTGTGACACAGcttga
- a CDS encoding uncharacterized protein (antiSMASH:Cluster_5.7): MTDHSDTSPNCYDEKDLPVFTPMSWSLKEIRAAIPPHLFARDTTLGLQYLLRDIVLATLLWHLATNIDLIPKNPAIVQTITPLGVELLRWSAWATYWWFQGLVFTGIWVIGHECGHGAFSDHRFVNDTIGFVLHTALWTPYFSWKISHHRHHRNHASMERDEVYVPKTRNELGVPTGERSIEYDEIFGDTPIYTLFMLVRQQLLAFPAYLLYNVSGQKNYPKWTNHFDPSSILFTREQRDAVIMSNIGIAAMAYIVSSASSAYGFWEVVKFYGIPWLALSHWFVMITYLHHTDPALPHYRGREWNYQRGAAATVDRNFLGWQGRFFLHDVAHYHVIHHFFPKMPFYHGEEATIHLKAFIGKHYAYSDKPVFRALWDSYNECQFVEDEGSILFYRNKKGKAVLRPVESSAE; encoded by the exons ATGACTGATCATTCAGATACGTCTCCCAACTGCTACGATGAGAAGGACTTACCGGTATTCACACCCATGTCCTG GTCTCTCAAAGAAATCCGGGCCGCCATACCACCACATCTCTTTGCGAGAGATACCACTCTCGGACTACAGTACCTCTTGCGAGACATAGTCCTCGCAACTCTCCTTTGGCATCTCGCCACGAATATCGACCTTATCCCAAAGAATCCCGCTATCGTCCAAACTATCACCCCTCTAGGGGTAGAACTCCTTCGATGGTCTGCCTGGGCAACATA CTGGTGGTTTCAAGGGCTTGTCTTCACCGGTATTTGGGTCATCGGTCACGAA TGTGGCCACGGTGCTTTCTCAGACCACAGATTTGTCAACGACACAATCGGATTT GTCCTTCACACTGCATTATGGACCCCGTATTTTAGCTGGAAAATATCTCATCATCGTCACCACCGTAACCACGCTTCAATGGAACGAGATGAGGTCTATGTTCCAAAAACCAGAAATGAACTCGGGGTCCCCACTGGCGAAAGATCCATCGAGTATGATGAGATTTTTGGGGACACACCAATCTACACGCTTTTCATGCTCGTTCGACAGCAACTACTCGCTTTCCCTGCCTACCTAC TCTACAACGTATCGGGTCAGAAAAACTACCCAAAATGGACAAATCACTTTGACC CAAGCTCTATCCTATTCACCAGGGAACAGCGAGACGCCGTGATAATGTCCAACATTGGTATCGCCGCTATGGCCTATATTGTCTCTTCCGCCAGCTCTGCATACGGCTTTTGGGAAGTTGTCAAATTTTACGGTATACCGTGGCTTGCATTGTCCCATTGGT TCGTCATGATCACCTATTTACACCACACCGACCCTGCCTTGCCCCACTACCGTGGAAGAGAATGGAATTACCAGCGTGGAGCCGCAGCTACCGTCGACAGAAACTTTTTGGGATGGCAGGgtcggttctttttgcacgaTGTCGCTCATTACCATGTTATTCACCAC TTCTTCCCCAAGATGCCATTCT ATCACGGAGAAGAAGCCACTATTCATCTGAAGGCATTCATCGGCAAACACTATGCTTATTCCGATAAACCGGTATTCAGAGCCCTCTGGGATAGCTACAACGAATGTCAATTCGTCGAAGACGAAG GTTCTATCCTATTCTACAGAAacaagaaagggaaagcagTTCTTCGACCGGTCGAATCCTCTGCGGAATAG
- a CDS encoding uncharacterized protein (BUSCO:EOG09264ABT) has protein sequence MSILRPFRAEDMFKFNNINLDIWTETYNIGFYLNYLSRWPDLCCVQEAPSGRMMGYVIGKAEGLGTEWHGHVTAITVAPEYRKLGLARKMMSLLELVSDETYHGFFVDLYVRCANIIAIDMYERLEYSVYRRVREYYGNLGIGKGGRDEEDAFDMRKPLSRDRERRSIRGNGRDVLVSANEVS, from the exons ATGAGCATTCTTCGTCCGTTTCGAGCTGAGGATATGTTCAAATTCAACAACAT CAACCTAGATATTTGGACAGAAACA TACAACATTGGCTTCTATCTGAACTATCTTTCGCGATGGCCTGACCTTTGCTGCGTTCAAGAAGCACCAAGTGGGCGTATGATGGGCTACG TCATTGGAAAAGCAGAAGGATTAGGGACAGAATGGCACGGTCATGTTACAGCTATTACCGTCGCCCCCGAATACAGAAAACTGGGTCTTGCTCGCAAAATGATGTCCCTGCTCGAACTCGTGTCGGACGAAACCTACCATGGTTTCTTCGTCGACCTATACGTTCGATGCGCGAACATTATTGCCATCGACATGTATGAAAGGCTGGAATATAGCGTGTATAGGAGAGTGAGAGAGTACTATGGGAATCTAGGAATCGGGAAAGGCGGacgagatgaagaagatgccttTG ATATGCGGAAACCTCTATCAAGGGACCGCGAACGACGTTCAATACGTGGCAACGGTCGAGATGTTCTCGTCAGCGCCAACGAGGTCTCATAA